In Corynebacterium sp. P4-C1, the sequence ACCTTCGCCGACGTCGCCGGTGCCGATGAAGCGGTCGACGAGCTGCAGGAGATCAAGGACTTCCTGCAGGACCCGGGGATCTACGAGCAGCTGGGCGCGAAGATTCCGCGCGGCGTTCTGCTCTACGGCCCTCCCGGCACCGGTAAGACGTTGCTCGCCCGCGCCGTGGCCGGCGAAGCGGGTGTGCCGTTCTACTCCATCTCGGGTTCGGACTTCGTGGAGATGTTCGTCGGTGTCGGTGCGTCCCGCGTCCGCGACCTGTTCAAGCAGGCCCGCGAGAACAGCCCCTGCATCATCTTCGTCGACGAGATCGACGCGGTAGGCCGCCAGCGCGGCTCCGGCACCGGCGGCGGCCACGACGAGCGCGAGCAGACCCTCAACCAGCTGCTCGTGGAAATGGACGGCTTCGGCGACCGCGAGGGCGTCATCCTCATCGCGGCGACGAACCGCCCGGACATCCTCGACCCGGCGCTGCTGCGCCCGGGCCGCTTCGACCGCCAGATCCCGGTGACCAACCCGGATCTGGCCGGCCGCGAGAAGATCCTGAACGTCCACGCCAAGGGCAAGCCGCTGGGCCCGGATGTGGATTTGAAGTCCCTGGCCAAGCGCACCGCCGGCATGTCGGGCGCGGATTTGGCGAACGTCCTCAACGAGGCCGCGCTGCTCACCGCCCGCATCGGCGGCAACGTGATCACGGCCGACGCGCTCGAGGAAGCGTCGGACCGCGTCATCGGTGGCCCGCGCCGCTCGTCGAAGATCATCTCCGAGAAGGAGAAGAAGGTCACCGCCTACCACGAGGGCGGCCACACGCTCGCCGCGTGGGCGCTCAAGGACATCGAACGCGTGTATAAGGTCACTATCCTCGCCCGCGGGCGCACCGGCGGCCACGCCATGACCGCCGCGGAGGACGACAAGGGCATGTACAACCGCGACGAGCTCTTCGCCCGCCTCGTGTTCGCGATGGGCGGTCGTGCGGCCGAGGAGCTCGTCTTCGGTGAGCCGACCACGGGCGCGTCCGCCGATATCGAGCAAGCGACCAAGATCGCGCGCGGCATGGTCATGGAGTACGGCATGAGCTCCGCTCTCGGCGCCGTCAAGTACGGCGACGAGGACGGCGATCCCTTCGCCCGCGCTATGGGCGGCGGTAGCCTCGACTATTCGCCCGCCGTCGCCGAGACGATCGACCGGGAGGTGCACGAGCTTATCGACGCAGCCCACGAGCGCGCCTACTCCATCCTCGCCGAGAACCGCGACTACCTGGACACCTTGGCCTCCAAACTGCTGGAGAAGGAGACCCTGCGCCGCGGCGACCTCGAAGCCATCTTCGACGGCATCGAGCCGAAGGGCTCGGGCCTCGAGCTTGTCGATGCCCGCTTCCCCCGCCAGCCCGACCGCGAACCCGTGAAGACCCCGGTCGAGCTGGCCGAGGAGCGCGGCGAAGAACCGCCGAAGAAATTCTCCCTGCTCGAGGCATCCCAGCAGGCCCGCGCCCGCCGCCAGGCGCAGCGCAACGCCGAGCTGAACAACCGGTGGATGCCGCAGGGCGACGGTTCAACCCGCTGGCAGCCGAACCAGCCTGGCCAGCCTGGTCAGACGGGCCAACCCGGCCA encodes:
- the ftsH gene encoding ATP-dependent zinc metalloprotease FtsH; translated protein: MKNKTVARYGIIGAVLLILLYLLTLIGDDSRNYSEVDTSVALQQLADKNVEEAQIDDREQRVRLTLREPITVEEREGIEEIQAQYPARTTPDIFNAVKGAEPDSYTTNVTQESFLLSMLGFMLPMLLIFGLISFLMYRMQAGGGMFGIGGSRAKKLTKDMPTNTFADVAGADEAVDELQEIKDFLQDPGIYEQLGAKIPRGVLLYGPPGTGKTLLARAVAGEAGVPFYSISGSDFVEMFVGVGASRVRDLFKQARENSPCIIFVDEIDAVGRQRGSGTGGGHDEREQTLNQLLVEMDGFGDREGVILIAATNRPDILDPALLRPGRFDRQIPVTNPDLAGREKILNVHAKGKPLGPDVDLKSLAKRTAGMSGADLANVLNEAALLTARIGGNVITADALEEASDRVIGGPRRSSKIISEKEKKVTAYHEGGHTLAAWALKDIERVYKVTILARGRTGGHAMTAAEDDKGMYNRDELFARLVFAMGGRAAEELVFGEPTTGASADIEQATKIARGMVMEYGMSSALGAVKYGDEDGDPFARAMGGGSLDYSPAVAETIDREVHELIDAAHERAYSILAENRDYLDTLASKLLEKETLRRGDLEAIFDGIEPKGSGLELVDARFPRQPDREPVKTPVELAEERGEEPPKKFSLLEASQQARARRQAQRNAELNNRWMPQGDGSTRWQPNQPGQPGQTGQPGQPTQPRYDGPQPPADWSFTGDGRGQQPQAQPQSQPQAQPEYGQPVPNPAQNPWQHPGQAQYPVNPGQQPSHPGQAAQPTEIIGFRLPENEQPDHVWDDRADERAGQGSAGRGDASGEEAPNADAAGVAEPSPREGYEPTEQLPRTQGQNDARHRRPDDE